A stretch of Coccidioides posadasii str. Silveira chromosome 2, complete sequence DNA encodes these proteins:
- the PDC1 gene encoding Pyruvate decarboxylase 1 (EggNog:ENOG410PHI5~COG:E,H~BUSCO:3964at33183) has protein sequence MTDLATKELKNPVDVAEYLFTRLHQLGIRSIHGVPGDYNLVALDYIPKCGLRWVGNCNELNAGYAADGYARINGISALMTTFGVGELSALNAVAGAFSEFVPIVHIIGQPSTISQKDGMLLHHTLGNGDYNAFANMSANISCAVAKLNDPHQAATYIDSALRECWIRSRPVYIALPTDLVQKKVDGERLKTPIDLSPPANEEEKEEYVVDVVLKYLHAAKNPVILVDACAIRHRVLDEVHDFVEKSGLPTFVAPMGKGAVDETLPNYGGVYAGDGSNAGVKDRVESSDLILSIGAIKSDFNTTGFTYRIGRMNTIDFHSNYVAVRYSEYPGVGMKGVLRKVVQRMGKVNVAPGPKVINEPHEDPSASNPAITHEWFWPIVGKWLQENDIVITETGTANFGIWETRFPKGVTAVSQVLWGSIGYSLGACQGAALATQEGLKRRTILFIGDGSFQMTGQELSTMIRRKLTPIIFVICNEGYTIERYIHGWESSYNDIQEWKFKDLVPAFGAKPENYRTYQIRTKQELLDLFANKEFAAAEVLQLVELYMPLEDAPAALRLTAEASARRNAE, from the exons ATGACCGACCTTGCTACCAAAGAGCTCAAAAATCCCGTTGATGTTGCCGAGTATCTATTTACAAGGCTTCATCAGCTTGGAATCCGGTCAATTCATGGTGTCCCAG GCGACTATAACCTTGTGGCTTTGGATTACATTCCAAAATGCGGTCTCCGTTGGGTAGGAAACTGCAATGAATTGAATGCCG GCTACGCTGCCGACGGATACGCCCGTATCAACGGAATCTCAGCGCTGATGACAACGTTCGGAGTCGGAGAGCTCTCGGCCCTTAATGCTGTTGCTGGTGCCTTCTCCGAATTTGTCCCAATTGTCCACATCATCGGCCAGCCCAGCACGATTTCCCAAAAGGACGGCATGCTTCTTCACCATACTCTGGGAAATGGGGATTATAATGCTTTTGCCAACATGAGTGCAAACATTTCATGTGCGGTAGCAAAACTAAATGATCCCCACCAGGCAGCTACCTACATTGACAGTGCATTGCGCGAATGCTGGATTCGCAGCCGCCCTGTTTACATCGCTCTGCCAACGGATCTTGTTCAGAAGAAGGTGGATGGAGAACGCCTAAAAACTCCAATTGATTTAAGCCCACCCGCAaacgaagaagaaaaggaagaatatGTGGTAGATGTGGTTCTAAAGTACCTTCATGCTGCAAAGAACCCAGTAATTCTTGTGGATGCATGTGCCATTCGTCATCGTGTCCTAGATGAGGTCCATGATTTCGTCGAGAAATCCGGACTGCCTACATTTGTTGCACCAATGGGGAAGGGTGCTGTTGACGAAACTCTTCCCAATTACGGTGGCGTGTACGCCGGCGATGGATCCAACGCAGGTGTCAAGGACCGGGTCGAATCTTCGGATTTGATTCTTAGTATTGGCGCTATCAAATCCGATTTTAACACGACCGGGTTCACATATCGCATTGGACGTATGAACACGATTGACTTCCACAGTAATTATGTCGCCGTGCGTTATTCGGAGTATCCGGGAGTAGGAATGAAGGGCGTCCTTCGCAAGGTGGTGCAACGTATGGGCAAAGTGAACGTTGCTCCTGGCCCCAAAGTCATAAACGAACCTCATGAAGACCCCAGCGCGTCGAACCCTGCCATTACCCATGAGTGGTTCTGGCCAATAGTCGGGAAATGGCTGCAGGAGAACGACATCGTCATTACCGAAACTGGCACCGCCAATTTCGGTATCTGGGAGACCAGGTTCCCGAAGGGTGTTACTGCCGTAAGCCAGGTCCTCTGGGGCAGTATCGGATATTCACTTGGTGCTTGCCAGGGCGCTGCCCTTGCAACACAGGAAGGTTTAAAGCGGCGCACCATCCTATTTATCGGTGATGGAAGCTTTCAAATGACTGGTCAGGAATTGAGCACCATGATCAGGAGAAAGCTAACACCTATAAT ATTTGTAATATGCAATGAAGGTTATACGATTGAACGATATATCCACGGTTGGGAAAGTTCATACAACGATATCCAAGAGTGGAAGTTCAAGGACTTAGTGCCCGCCTTTGGAGCTAAACCCGAGAATTACAGGACATACCAGATTCGAACGAAGCAAGAACTGCTCGACCTATTCGCGAACAAAGAGTTCGCTGCCGCTGAAGTGTTGCAG CTTGTTGAATTGTATATGCCCCTAGAGGATGCACCTGCTGCATTGAGGCTGACGGCAGAGGCGTCTGCGAGGAGGAACGCAGAGTAA
- the ASF1 gene encoding Histone chaperone asf1 (EggNog:ENOG410PI2N~COG:B): MSVVSLLGVRVLNNPAAFTAPYEFEITFECLEQLQKDLEWKLTYVGSATSSEYDQELDSLLVGPIPVGVNKFIFEADPPDLKRIPTSEILGVTVILLTCSYDGREFVRVGYYVNNEYDSEELNKEPPTKPIIERVRRNVLAEKPRVTRFHIKWDTDSDPTEFPPVQPDADVLEDDGETYGAEELELEAALKRELEELDSQDADKMDVGEGRDDVDDNESDAGSEDLEGETSGSDDEEEEEGFEGEDEDVEMGDDSNPTPDQHQHPNPEVMVH, encoded by the exons ATGTCTGTGGTTTCTCTCCTCGGCGTGCGGGTTCTGAATAACCCTGCAGCGTTTACTGCTCCCTATGAGTTTGAAATCACGTTTGAATGCCTTGAACAGCTTCAAAAAG ACTTGGAATGGAAGCTCACTTACGTCGGCTCCGCAACGTC GTCCGAATATGATCAAGAACTTGACTCTCTATTGGTCGGGCCCATTCCTGTCGGCGTCAACAAGTTCATATTTGAAGCCGATCCCCCAGATCTTAAACGGATTCCCACGTCAGAAATACTGGGGGTTACAGTGATATTGCTGACGTGCAGTTATGACGGGCGAGAATTCGTCCGCGTTGGGTATTATGTGAACAACGAATATGATAGTGAAGAACTTAATAAGGAGCCCCCTACCAAACCCATCATCGAGAGAGTGAGACGCAATGTATTGGCAGAAAAGCCTAGAGTTACGCGTTTCCACATCAAGTG GGACACCGACTCTGACCCAACTGAGTTCCCCCCCGTACAGCCGGATGCGGATGTTTTAGAAGATGACGGAGAGACGTATGGAGCTGAGGAGCTTGAACTCGAAGCCGCTCTCAAACGAGAGCTCGAAGAGCTAGATAGTCAAGATGCCGACAAAATGGACGTTGGCGAAGGTCGCGACGATGTCGATGACAATGAATCAGACGCTGGCAGCGAAGACTTGGAAGGCGAAACCAGTGGCAGTGATgacgaagaggaagaagaaggcttcGAAGGAGAAGACGAAGACGTTGAAATGGGCGATGACAGTAATCCTACGCCTGATCAACATCAGCACCCTAATCCTGAAGTTATGGTCCATTGA
- the RNA14 gene encoding mRNA 3'-end-processing protein rna14 (BUSCO:163318at4751~EggNog:ENOG410PHT3~COG:A~BUSCO:1264at33183) has protein sequence MAEDEAERAFFRSQALNMENYETGDDQGANGSDTDEYDPSKTVEDEFSTGLANPQTTMPSYSRVSEYSAPDSVQRGDVSHDFSQVQDPGGAFPSKSPSRSESRTSASAYPSGLAVDANSQATAGDVQEEEVGDGDGGDAEYEPPGALDHVQDTTSTPADIQQRSFSQNSNEIVSPFHVSQQQTVSEKTTPHDVSNNLSSTAIPTGAPVQSDTASKPDEAALAVPSIAQSTNSSIAATPIPTPVSKGRLPHDRVGILEDRIQADPRGDTEAWLELISEHRSRNKLDSARQVYERFFKVFPWAAEQWVAYASMESEHNELYRLEQIFNKSLLNIPSVQLWSVYLDYVRRRNNLTTDTTGQARRIISSAYDFALQNIGIDKDSGPVWVDYIQFIRSGPGNIGGSGWQDQQKMDLLRKSYQRAICVPMQAVNTLWKEYDQFEMGLNKLTGRKFLQERSPSYMTARSSYTELQNITRDLVRASLAKLPPAPGFAGHAEYMKQVGIWKRWIKWEKDDPLVLKEEDAGAYKSRVLYVYKQALMALRFMPDLWFEAADFCFQNGMDAEGTDMLKQGIEANPESCLLAFKRGDQLEITTASEQDRSKRGTLVREPYDKLLDALYDLITKAKVKEAQDIAQIEEKFAEEGMQPTGRDNDEEEEEDESHESKAKTAAKAAEIETAKKTHGEHIRLLSKTISYAWIALMRAMRRIQGKGKPGEIAGSRQIFADARKRGRITSDVYIASALIEYHCYKDPAATKIFERGAKLFPEDENFALEYLKHLIDINDVTNARAVFETTVRRLASNPENVAKAKPIFAFLHEYESRYGDLTQIISLEKRMRELFPEDPTLQQFSHRYSGPLFDPTSAQFIISPTQTRLKQDVPLEEFHSRQESPAGPVYLSPKRAFPVDDLDDDFRPRKFMRAESPLKGAAGRRLDQKRGHQANGSGANNVGQARAPAQAQPLPRDIVYLLSIIPPASTYDSVRFIPENMVNLLRQVDIPSSVSQLRPPIHNPTGAGRPQYGGR, from the exons ATGGCTGAAGACGAAGCTGAGCGTGCCTTTTTTCGATCTCAAGCATTGAATATGGAAAACTATGAAACTGGTGACGATCAGGGGGCAAACGGTTCAGACACAGATGAATATGACCCTTCAAAGACAGTGGAAGACGAGTTTTCTACAGGCTTAGCCAATCCCCAAACTACCATGCCAAGTTATTCTCGTGTTTCTGAGTATTCTGCTCCCGATTCTGTGCAGCGCGGGGATGTCTCCCATGATTTCTCTCAGGTTCAAGATCCAGGTGGCGCATTCCCTTCAAAATCGCCTTCCAGATCCGAATCCAGAACCTCAGCTTCGGCATACCCTTCCGGTCTTGCTGTGGATGCGAACAGTCAAGCGACAGCTGGGGATGTTCAAGAAGAGGAAGTTGGTGATGGAGACGGAGGTGATGCTGAATATGAACCACCAGGAGCATTAGATCATGTTCAGGATACGACATCAACTCCTGCAGATATACAACAGCGTTCTTTTTCTCAGAATTCTAATGAAATTGTTTCTCCATTTCATGTATCGCAGCAACAGACTGTCTCAGAAAAAACCACTCCTCATGATGTTTCCAATAACTTGTCTTCTACTGCTATTCCGACTGGTGCTCCAGTTCAGAGTGATACCGCTTCTAAGCCTGACGAGGCAGCTCTGGCGGTTCCGTCTATTGCTCAATCAACCAACAGCTCTATCGCTGCCACTCCCATTCCAACACCGGTGTCAAAAGGCCGTTTGCCGCATGACCGAGTCGGAATTTTGGAGGATAGAATCCAAGCCGATCCCCGTGGCGATACAGAAGCATGGTTAGAGCTAATCAGCGAACATCGCAGTCGGAACAAACTCGACAGCGCACGTCAAGTCTATGAGAGGTTTTTCAAAGTGTTTCCATGGGCA GCCGAGCAATGGGTAGCATATGCTAGTATGGAGTCCGAACATAATGAACTTTACCGTTTGGAACAGATTTTCAACAAAAGTCTTTTAAATATTCCCAGTGTCCAGCTGTGGTCCGTTTATCTCGACTATGTTCGACGGCGTAATAATCTCACAACGGATACGACTGGTCAAGCACGGCGTATTATTTCCTCAGCTTACGATTTTGCGTTGCAAAATATTGGAATTGATAAGGATTCAGGGCCAGTTTGGGTGGATTACATTCAATTTATCAGGTCCGGACCCGGAAACATCGGTGGGTCTGGCTGGCAGGATCAACAAAAGATGGATTTACTCAGAAAATCATATCAGCGAGCCATATGTGTCCCAATGCAAGCAGTCAATACCCTTTGGAAAGAGTATGATCAATTTGAGATGGGTCTCAACAAATTAACG GGTCGTAAATTTTTGCAAGAGAGATCCCCGTCGTACATGACAGCACGAAGCTCGTATACTGAATTGCAAAATATTACTCGGGATTTGGTCCGAGCCTCGCTGGCCAAGTTGCCCCCTGCTCCTGGATTTGCCGGTCATGCAGAGTATATGAAACAGGTTGGAATCTGGAAACGCTGGATTAAATGGGAGAAAGACGACCCGCTGGTACTTAAGGAAGAAGACGCCGGAGCATATAAATCCCGTGTACTATATGTTTACAAACAGGCGCTTATGGCGCTAAGGTTCATGCCTGACTTGTGGTTTGAGGCAGCAGACTTTTGCTTCCAAAACGGTATGGATGCCGAGGGAACCGATATGCTAAAGCAAGGAATTGAAGCAAATCCTGAGAGCTGCCTGCTTGCATTCAAGCGTGGTGATCAGCTTGAAATTACAACTGCTTCCGAACAAGATCGTTCAAAACGCGGCACACTGGTTAGGGAGCCATACGACAAGCTCCTTGATGCCCTCTATGACCTAATCACGAAAGCGAAAGTGAAGGAGGCACAGGATATTGCACAGATCGAAGAAAAATTTGCAGAAGAAGGCATGCAGCCCACTGGTCGAGACaacgatgaagaagaagaagaagacgaaagTCATGAATCGAAGGCAAAGACTGCTGCAAAAGCTGCTGAAATCGAAACGGCGAAGAAGACCCATGGCGAACATATCCGGCTGCTCTCGAAAACGATATCATATGCCTGGATTGCACTCATGCGGGCCATGCGTCGTATCCAGGGCAAAGGCAAGCCGGGTGAAATTGCTGGGTCTCGACAGATCTTTGCCGATGCACGCAAACGTGGGCGAATCACAAGTGATGTGTATATCGCCAGTGCACTCATAGAATATCACTGCTACAAAGACCCGGCGGCAACAAAGATTTTTGAGCGAGGAGCAAAACTCTTCCCCGAGGACGAGAATTTCGCGCTGGAATATCTAAAGCACCTCATCGATATAAATGACGTTACCA ATGCAAGAGCGGTCTTCGAGACCACAGTCCGCAGACTAGCGTCAAACCCTGAAAACGTTGCCAAAGCAAAACCCATTTTTGCATTTCTCCATGAATATGAATCCCGTTACGGTGATCTCACACAAATTATCAGTTTGGAGAAGAGAATGAGAGAGCTATTCCCTGAAGACCCTACTTTGCAACAGTTTTCTCATCGTTATTCGGGACCGTTATTTGACCCTACTTCCGCTCAGTTCATCATCTCCCCCACACAAACGAGACTAAAACAGGACGTTCCGCTCGAGGAATTCCATTCTCGTCAGGAGTCACCTGCAGGCCCCGTATACCTGTCTCCCAAACGTGCGTTCCCAGTGGACGACCTCGATGACGACTTCCGACCTCGAAAGTTCATGAGAGCAGAGTCGCCATTGAAAGGTGCCGCGGGTAGACGGTTGGATCAGAAACGAGGACACCAAGCCAACGGTAGCGGCGCAAACAACGTCGGCCAGGCACGAGCGCCAGCACAAGCACAACCGCTTCCAAGGGACATCGTCTACCTGCTCAGTATTATCCCTCCGGCGTCGACCTATGATTCAGTGAGGTTTATACCGGAGAATATGGTAAATTTGCTTAGGCAGGTTGATATCCCATCTTCAGTTTCACAGTTACGACCACCTATTCACAATCCGACGGGTGCTGGACGTCCTCAATACGGTGGTAGGTAG
- a CDS encoding uncharacterized protein (EggNog:ENOG410QDDC~COG:U): MAHFLRGKQAGIQNDLSAGLFPELFMLDEVARYGINSRISALAYDPVQSLLAVGTSETQYGSGEIYIFGQQRVSVVFPLPRKAFSTILQFSADKLVSVDSKNEVCVFSLVEKKLVASYAPPGLVTALLTDPCLDYAFIGLQNGEVVAYDLDRWAPAPFKLPNFWKERNPRARVLPIVSLAFHPRDIGTLLIGYADGAVIFSVKQNKPVKYFQFELPPGAPGGSSDPSSLRDIRRPRITKAIWHPTGTFILTAHDDSSLVFWDPKDGRIVMARTLTDIDVDKPGSASRTPGSTPETFALKEPILHVAWCCKENPDDTGLLIAGGSPTTQQTKGLAFFDLGPTPNYQTSSWQLLSNHFASPKRETRLPTPPNAEVVNFCLIPRSSPHFSGSQDPIAVLALLSSGELVTLSFPSGHPITPTNMLHLSLSFVHPFVTKMALSSVDRTRWLGWREKRSLGPKFLNGGAEAKRHMKRFESRDIAQMAHADGLIRMWDTGHDDEIENPTIIQIDLARAVGRYQNIEVTQMSLAGAAGEFSAGLKSGELVVFRWNRNQNVGNDLPLGHNEGPGLVTNISHRTDPGLKEGFLPIILLDQRQGPVTALKHSDVGFVCAGYQSGSIVFVDLRGPKIIHTASPADFGKQHRRTSLMKSHGSIETAAEWATCIEFGVLSLEGDDYSSITCFVGTSRGRLATFKILPSSDGYSVSFVGSTSLDDRVLTICPINAENGQHALATQQAVSNLRSGYKVNGIVVAVSPSGCRMFKPSSSKGAHKSWDDFMCDSATVVRRGDAYSLVGLFGDGKARAYSIPGLKEIASAPIDKILDVSKFGDACITSSGDVLGWVGPSEVAMVFVWGAGLHVDRCADILFNPELIVPPRPTISNLQWISGTQYVSTSDMDLLIGGPDRPPSKRMLEQMRLEEQERQAASHQNRPRPTSSTGQESQEGYWAYMQRQMQERTERLGIMGDNMDRLEENSSGFADDVNKFIRNQKKKAVLGVIGSKFGF; the protein is encoded by the exons ATGGCCCACTTCTTAAGAGGCAAGCAGGCTGGTATCCAAAATGATTTGTCTGCGGGACTATttccagagctctttatgctggatgaa GTCGCCCGCTACGGAATAAACTCCCGTATCAGCGCTCTGGCATATGATCCAGTAcagtctcttcttgctgttggAACAAGCGAAACACAATATGGGAGTGGAGAAATCTACATCTTTGGACAACAGAGAGTTTCTGTGGTTTTCCCACTTCCCCGCAAAGCTTTCTCTACCATCCTTCAGTTTTCTGCCGATAAGCTGGTCAGTGTAGACTCGAAAAATGAAGTCTGCGTGTTTTCTCTCGTGGAGAAAAAATTGGTGGCTTCTTACGCACCCCCAGGACTGGTCACAGCCCTCTTGACAGATCCATGCCTAGATTACGCATTCATTGGGCTGCAAAACG GTGAGGTTGTCGCGTATGACTTGGATCGATGGGCACCAGCACCTTTTAAGCTCCCAAACTTTTGGAAGGAGCGCAACCCGCGAGCCCGAGTGCTTCCGATCGTATCTCTGGCATTCCATCCGCGAGATATTGGGACTCTTTTGATTGGATATGCCGATGGAGCTGTGATATTCTCCGTCAAGCAAAACAAGCCTGTGAAATACTTCCAGTTTGAGCTTCCTCCTGGTGCTCCTGGAGGGAGTTCTGACCCTTCCTCCCTGAGAGATATTCGAAGACCCAGAATAACGAAGGCTATCTGGCACCCTACAGGCACATTTATCCTTACTGCACATGATGACTCTAGTCTAGTATTTTGGGATCCGAAGGATGGTAGGATCGTGATGGCCAGGACTCTTACTGATATAGATGTAGACAAGCCTGGGTCTGCATCAAGAACACCAGGTTCCACTCCGGAGACATTTGCTTTGAAGGAGCCAATCTTGCATGTGGCGTGGTGTTGCAAAGAGAACCCCGACGATACTGGCTTGCTTATCGCGGGAGGCTCTCCAACCACTCAGCAAACCAAAGGATTGGCCTTCTTTGACCTTGGGCCCACTCCAAATTACCAGACATCATCGTGGCAGCTTCTTTCTAATCATTTCGCATCTCCAAAGCGTGAGACAAGATTGCCAACTCCCCCTAATGCAGAAGTTGTTAATTTCTGCTTAATTCCTCGGTCCTCGCCGCATTTTTCCGGCTCGCAAGACCCAATTGCAGTCTTGGCTCTCTTGTCGTCAGGCGAACTGGTTACTTTGAGCTTTCCAAGTGGCCATCCTATTACACCCACAAATATGCTTCATTTATCGCTTTCATTTGTTCATCCGTTTGTTACCAAAATGGCTCTCTCTTCCGTTGACCGGACTAGGTGGTTGGGCTGGAGAGAAAAACGTTCGCTGGGCCCTAAGTTCCTTAATGGAGGCGCCGAAGCGAAGCGTCATATGAAGCGGTTTGAGAGCCGTGATATTGCCCAGATGGCTCATGCGGATGGCCTTATTCGCATGTGGGATACAGGCCATGATGATGAAATCGAGAATCCTACTATCATTCAGATTGATCTTGCCCGTGCGGTGGGACGCTATCAAAACATTGAGGTGACACAAATGTCGTTAGCAGGAGCAGCGGGAGAATTTTCCGCTGGATTAAAGTCAGGCGAACTAGTTGTGTTCAGATGGAACCGCAACCAGAATGTCGGAAATGATTTACCCCTGGGACATAATGAAGGCCCCGGACTTGTCACAAATATATCCCACAGAACCGACCCTGGCTTAAAGGAGGGATTCCTTCCCATAATTCTCCTCGATCAGCGCCAAGGACCCGTCACAGCGTTAAAACACAGCGATGTGGGCTTTGTATGCGCCGGATACCAGTCAGGAAGCATTGTTTTCGTTGATTTACGGGGCCCTAAGATAATTCACACGGCCAGCCCTGCCGACTTTGGGAAGCAGCATCGAAGAACAAGTCTAATGAAAAGCCACGGATCTATTGAGACAGCAGCTGAATGGGCGACGTGTATCGAATTTGGTGTTCTTAGCCTAGAAGGGGATG ATTACTCGAGCATCACTTGCTTCGTTGGTACCAGTAGGGGCCGGTTAGCCACTTTCAAAATATTGCCGTCTTCAGATGGTTACTCCGTGTCGTTTGTCGGTTCTACTTCGCTGGATGATCGGGTATTAACTATATGCCCCATCAACGCTGAAAATGGCCAGCACGCCTTAGCTACGCAACAAGCTGTGTCAAATTTACGAAGTGGCTATAAGGTCAATGGTATCGTTGTTGCCGTGAGTCCCTCGGGTTGTCGCATGTTTAAGCCTTCTAGCTCAAAGGGGGCTCATAAGAGCTGGGATGACTTCATGTGCGATTCCGCGACGGTTGTAAGAAGGGGAGACGCTTATAGTTTGGTGGGATTATTTGGTGATGGGAAGGCTAGAGCCTACTCGATCCCTGGTTTGAAAGAAATCGCTTCTGCCCCTATTGATAAGATTTTGGATGTGAGCAAGTTTGGCGACGCATGTATTACGTCCTCGGGTGATGTGCTTGGTTGGGTTGGACCCTCTGAGGTAGCTATGGTCTTCGTATGGGGTGCTGGGTTACATGT GGATCGTTGTGCGGACATTCTGTTTAATCCCGAACTGATAGTCCCACCTCGACCGACTATCTCCAACCTTCAGTGGATATCTGGCACCCAGTATGTGTCCACTAGCGATATGGATCTTTTAA TTGGCGGCCCTGACCGACCTCCATCGAAACGGAtgctggagcagatgcgccTTGAAGAACAAGAGCGACAAGCTGCCAGTCACCAGAACCGCCCCCGCCCGACCTCCTCGACAGGGCAAGAGTCCCAAGAGGGATATTGGGCATATATGCAGCGGCAGATGCAGGAAAGAACCGAGAGGCTTGGCATCATGGGAGACAACATGGATCGGCTGGAGGAAAACAGTAGCGGGTTCGCGGATGACGTAAACAAATTTATCAGAAatcaaaagaagaaagctgTCTTGGGTG TTATCGGCTCGAAGTTTGGATTTTAG
- a CDS encoding uncharacterized protein (EggNog:ENOG410PSQX~COG:S), with product MTAAYPFTFSSFTMSSTLCKGSVDPGPDFSAFQRLVKSLFPGAQIESIRMTEGSTYPIHFLQISNGLELVLKTRPLSSPSILRHERFLLETEAEVLSLLWQSRVEGIPQPLKTDLSGFPPRTGYLLRRSVKGKPLSKIDSPLTSDERKCLDRQLGAVVKSIGRHTSSQFGLVHSVALGIGTRTWRQAFLSLLDSLMWDAENVFISLPYPEIRQHAGRLSKALDDVTVPQLVVLDIGKPSHIILDPETKQLAGVVDFDSALWGDPLMADVFDSPSPEFLDGFGSDLIETKSAPIRLLLYSCYRNILKVARQYYRNREEDEELAARRVLTAHLATLSTLEYP from the exons ATGACAGCCGCCTATCCTTTCACATTTTCCAGCTTCACCATGTCTTCCACCCTCTGCAAAGGCTCCGTGGACCCAGGTCCCGATTTTTCGGCCTTCCAGCGCCTTGTCAAGTCACTATTCCCTGGAGCACAAATCGAAAGCATAAGAATGACAGAAGGCTCTACATATCCCatccattttcttcaaaTATCAAACGGCCTTGAACTTGTCCTGAAGACCCGCCCCTTGTCATCTCCATCAATCCTCCGCCACGAACGATTCCTCCTCGAAACCGAAGCAGAggttctctctctattgTGGCAGAGCAGGGTAGAGGGTATTCCGCAGCCCCTGAAAACCGATCTTTCCGGTTTCCCTCCGCGAACAGGATACCTTCTAAGACGCTCAGTTAAAGGAAAGCCGCTATCTAAGATTGACTCTCCTTTGACATCGGATGAGCGAAAGTGCCTCGATCGGCAACTAGGAGCTGTTGTTAAATCCATTGGACGGCATACTTCTTCTCAATTTGGACTCGTGCACAGCGTCGCCTTAGGAATTGGGACCCGGACCTGGAGACAAGCGTTTTTATCTTTACTCGACTCTCTCATGTGGGATGCGGAGAATGTGTTTATATCTCTACCTTACCCCGAAATCCGGCAGCATGCAGGTCGACTGTCCAAAGCCCTTGACGATGTCACGGTGCCACAATTAGTGGTGTTGGATATCGGAAAGCCGTCCCATATCATTCTCGACCCGGAAACAAAGCAGCTGGCCGGTGTTGTGGACTTTGACAGCGCACTGTGGGGCGACCCATTGATGGCCGACGTATTTGACTCTCCTTCTCCGGAATTTCTTGACGGCTTTGGATCCGATTTGATAGAGACGAAGTCTGCTCCAATTCGATTATTACT GTACTCCTGTTATCGCAATATCCTTAAGGTCGCGAGACAATACTATCGAAACcgtgaagaagatgaagagctGGCGGCTCGGCGGGTATTGACAGCCCATCTTGCAACTTTATCAACTCTGGAGTACCCCTGA
- a CDS encoding uncharacterized protein (EggNog:ENOG410PJZB~COG:S~BUSCO:12652at33183), with the protein MGDETGKKRAATGRTHEHSDRKQKRKKLWRTTGSKSSAKPTLESGDSGIFVTCDRGREGKCTAEILDLLSQEIPDPSQNESEEQDSPTRGDADDIEAQIKKEVECMKPKKSPAPFQAVKLDVPCLLFIKVDKSIDPVELVHRICMDAHAHPGKKRSRYVKRLTPITATRKILGGGIEELAREVLEPHFHSDSSPKKYAIRPTVRNNHEWPRDTVIRLVARAVGQGHAVDLKNYDALILVDIIQNICGMSVVGGDYEKLKRYNLAEIYSATPRPQPEPTASPKGSDNMKVE; encoded by the exons ATGGGTGATGAGACAGGCAAGAAGCGAGCGGCGACGGGCAGAACACATGAGCATTCAGATAGAAAGCAAAAG CGCAAGAAGCTGTGGCGGACAACTGGCTCAAAATCAAGTGCAAAGCCGACGCTTGAGAGCGGTGACTCCGGGATATTTGTGACTTGCGATAGGGGTAGAGAAGGCAAATGTACCGCTGAGATATTGGATTTACTGTCTCAA GAAATACCAGATCCTTCTCAAAACGAGTCGGAAGAGCAAGATTCCCCGACTCGAGGAGATGCAGATGATATCGAAGCACAGATTAAGAAGGAAGTCGAATGCATGAAGCCAAAGAAGTCGCCTGCACCTTTTCAGGCTGTGAAACTGGACGTCCCGTGCC TGCTGTTCATCAAGGTGGATAAATCTATAGACCCTGTGGAGCTTGTCCATCGAATATGCATGGACGCCCATGCGCACCCGGGAAAGAAGCGAAGCAGATATGTCAAACGACTTACGCCAATCACAGCCACTCGAAAAATTCTTGGTGGCGGTATTGAGGAGCTCGCACGCGAGGTATTGGAGCCACATTTTCACTCAGACAGCTCCCCGAAGAAG TATGCAATCCGGCCAACCGTGCGCAATAACCATGAATGGCCGAGAGACACCGTGATTCGGCTTGTTGCCCGTGCCGTGGGCCAAGGCCATGCAGTTGACTTAAAAAATTATGATGCGTTGATCTTGGTAGATATTATTCAG AATATATGCGGCATGAGTGTTGTCGGGGGAGATTACGAAAAGTTGAAACGATACAATCTAGCTGAGATTTACAGCGCGACGCCTCGCCCCCAACCAGAACCAACAGCTTCTCCGAAAGGTTCAGATAATATGAAAGTGGAGTGA